The Candidatus Dependentiae bacterium genomic sequence TTTTTAAAAAAGCATTTATTGCTCTAAAATTAGAAAGCCCTTTTGCATGAACTTCTGATCGCCACATAGTCTCAATTACAATATCATTTTCATCTACTAAATCTAATAATTCATCCATAAAATTCCTTTGATGTTTTATGCTATAATGCTATTTTAAAATTAAATAATACAAAATAAAAATAATAAAGAATAGTGATATAATTATGAAAAACAATAACTGTATCTTTTGCAATAAAAACAATGTGCAAATTTTATCCGAATCCAAATTAGCCTATTCAATAAGAGACAAATTCCCTGTAACTACTGGCCACAGTTTAATAATAACAAAACGACATGTAGAAAGTTTTTTTGATCTAACAAATAATGAAATTTTAGAAATAAATGAATTATTAAAAAAAATAAAAGAAGAAATTTTACAAGAAGACAAAACCGTCACCGGATTTAATGTTGGCGTCAATATAGGTTTATCTGCAGGTCAATCTGTTTTTCATGTTCACGTTCACTTAATTCCAAGACGTTTAGGCGACATTGAAAATCCCAAAGGCGGTGTTCGAGGTATTATTCCAAATAAACGTGATTATTAAGATTTAAATAATTATGACAGTTTACATGCAGAAATTCTGGATTATAATTATAAAAGTAATCGCGCTCCTACTTCGCCATTCGTGGCTACGTAGGACAGGCCTCCGCTTTAAAAATATATTTGAAATTAAATATTAATCTCGCGCCCGTAGCTTACGCCGTCGCCAAGGCTATGGCGCACAGGCAAGCTTCTGCGTAAAAAATTTATTTGAAATATTTTGTTAATCTCGCGCCCGTAGCTCAATTGGATAGAGTCGCGGACTTCGAATCCGAAGGTTGCAGGTTCAAATCCTGCCGGGCGCACCATACTTCGCCAAGGCTTCGTATGGCAGGCCAGGACTGAAATTTATTTATTTTATAATTTGTCATTCTGAATCCGGTCATTTTAGTCCATATGGTTATAGCCTTTACTTAAAACTATGCTGTGACCAAAAATAGGCGCATAAATTATTTTAAATAACAGGATAAAATTATGTTTAAAAAAATATTGGTTTCACTTTTTTTAATATTGTCATTAAATATAACTTGCAATGCTATGAATACAGATAGTATTACTGTACAAATGCCAAATGAAGAAGAATTAATCACCCTATTCTATGAATACGATTTAGAAGATTTTGCTGAAAAAACGGATATAATTAATAATCTGATAGGAAAAAAGACACCAGCGTGCATAGAAATTGCTATTGGATTAGCGCTAATTGAATATTCAGGTGATCAAACTGAAGTTATTGAAAATATAAATTCTTTGATAAGTAACATACTTGAAAAATATCCTGAAGCAAAAAAAACTTGGGATGAATTAAGAAATAGCGAGAATAGTAGTAATTTATAGCACCTTGAAATTCATAATCATATTGCGCCTATAGCTCAGGTGGATAGAGCGAGCGTTTCCTAAATGCTAGGCCGCAGGTTCGAGTCCTGCTAGGCGCACCAGCTTTGACAATCCGAGCAATCAACAATCAGATCAATAGGATATTTATGAGGGTATGCCCTTAAAGCCACCGACAAGGTCGGTGGTAGTTTACTAAATATAAGTTTTAAATTAAAAAGACCTCAGACCTTCGCACAACAAAAACAATTACTTTGCAAATAACTTTATTGCGAAATGTTACGCTTTGCAAAGCCTTGCTTTGTAAAATATAAAAACAAAAAACTGAACAGACTTCCAGAGTAAATATAAGAACATGAAAAAGTAACGAATTCATAAGGCTAGCCTTATGCGGGCTTTGGCAGAGCCCATATAAAACTTAAAATTAATTTTTTTAACAGCCGGCCTTCTTATTTAGAAAACAATTAATTCATTATTGTTTTTTATTTTTTACTATGTATAGTTATTCAAAGTTGTTATTTGTAATTTATAAATTTTAATAATGAAAGGAGTTGTGGAATCTAAAAAATGTTTTATAAAATGGGAGAATGAAGAAAAACAAATGAACATAGAAATTCCAATTGTTTAAGAGTAGTAATTGTCGTTTATATCTTATTGTACGTAATGAAAACTAAAATTAAGGATTTGTTTAATGTTTAAATCTTATATAAAATCGTTATTGTTAGTTACAGCTTTACTTTTTAACTCACTGAAACCTGTTCAAATTGATAAAAAGAATTTGTTCGTTCCAAATACGCTCGGTAAAATTAAAG encodes the following:
- a CDS encoding HIT family protein is translated as MKNNNCIFCNKNNVQILSESKLAYSIRDKFPVTTGHSLIITKRHVESFFDLTNNEILEINELLKKIKEEILQEDKTVTGFNVGVNIGLSAGQSVFHVHVHLIPRRLGDIENPKGGVRGIIPNKRDY